In the Paramisgurnus dabryanus chromosome 5, PD_genome_1.1, whole genome shotgun sequence genome, one interval contains:
- the paip1 gene encoding polyadenylate-binding protein-interacting protein 1, translating into MYNNNSTPSVSRSSETGNSVRSSAFNPGEPLRQPRTSPPIGDASSDGRGSQITSNVRESNSSGTALKTADSLAKNSNLSAAAPEFIPSGYASYQDDVYSDGSESYPDASLADFVHDFVIHLASSPGSFEAEIDYITDTLNGLVTTEETLQELVELIYVQSTTIPNFAYTGARLSNHLSQHIIFSPPSGNFRQLLLKRCQTEFNQREQAVRGDKDTQKRFHSYVLFLGELYLNLEVKSKKGTPGRADVLLGALKDLLNTLFSHPDDPNLICAVKLLKLSGSILEDTWKDKKTSDMSEIIKKIEEILLDAKCSRDVRQMLLKLVELQSSNWGRVHTAAVSYDATPDNDPNYFMNEPTFYTTDGTPFTAADPDYSEKYQEILDREDYFPDACEENGAESFDGDDDEMDPEIEEAFERFCMESENKRK; encoded by the exons AtgtataacaacaacagcacaCCGTCAGTGTCCCGTTCATCTGAGACTGGAAATTCGGTCAGAAGTTCAGCGTTTAACCCGGGTGAACCGCTGCGACAGCCGCGCACGTCTCCACCGATCGGTGACGCGAGCTCAG ATGGCAGGGGGTCTCAGATAACTTCAAATGTACGGGAAAGTAACAGTAGTGGGACTGCCTTAAAAACTGCAGATTCATTGGCCAAGAACTCCAATCTGTCTGCTGCAGCACCAGAGTTCATCCCAAGCGGTTATGCATCATACCAG GATGATGTGTATTCAGATGGATCTGAAAGTTACCCTGATGCCTCACTGGCTGATTTCGTGCATGATTTTGTAATCCATTTGGCCTCATCTCCGGGGTCCTTCGAGGCCGAAATCGATTACATCACTGACACACTGAACGGCTTGGTCACCACAGAGGAAACACTGCAGGAGTTGGTTGAGCTCATCTATGTACAG TCCACAACCATCCCTAACTTTGCTTATACTGGGGCTCGACTCTCTAACCATCTGTCCCAACACATCATCTTCAGTCCACCCAGTGGTAACTTCCGTCAGCTGCTGCTAAAAAG ATGTCAGACAGAGTTTAACCAGAGAGAGCAAGCTGTCAGAGGAGACAAGGACACCCAGAAAAGGTTTCATTCGTATGTGCTGTTTCTAGGAGAACTTTACCTAAACCTAGAG GTCAAAAGTAAAAAAGGCACACCGGGCAGAGCTGACGTCTTGCTGGGAGCCCTTAAAGATCTTTTGAACACGCTATTCTCTCACCCTGATGACCCAAACCTAATCTGCGCTGTCAAATTACTCAAG CTGAGCGGTTCGATTCTGGAGGACACATGGaaagataaaaaaacatcaGACATGAGTGAGATCATCAAGAAGATTGAAGAGATTTTGTTAGATGCCAAATGTAGCAG AGATGTTAGACAGATGCTGCTGAAGCTGGTGGAGTTGCAGTCGAGTAACTGGGGCCGAGTTCACACAGCTGCTGTCTCGTATGATGCTACACCTGACAACGACCCAAACTACTTTATG AATGAACCAACCTTTTACACAACAGACGGGACACCTTTCACAGCTGCCGATCCTG ACTATTCAGAGAAATATCAGGAGATTCTAGACAGAGAAGATTATTTCCCTGATGCATGTGAAGAGAACGGTGCTGAATC TTTTGATGGTGATGATGACGAAATGGATCCTGAGATCGAGGAGGCGTTCGAGAGATTTTGTATGGAATCAGAGAATAAACGGAAATGA